A window from Salvia miltiorrhiza cultivar Shanhuang (shh) chromosome 2, IMPLAD_Smil_shh, whole genome shotgun sequence encodes these proteins:
- the LOC131013600 gene encoding uncharacterized protein ycf23-like — translation MSSSIFTPASKTVLKKNQNPVVQIGSPLQRRASCKLRRASSATALLSTTKETILKDFHQRRALKIISGLQNFDRDNVAAVVTAADKGGATHVDIACDVDLVRLATRLTALPVCVSSVDPSAFPAAVEAGALMVEIGNYDSFYEMGAFFSAEQILNLTKETKRLLPWVVLSVTVPHTLSLPDQVRLAEQLEVEGADIIQTEGGKCSTPSKAGVLGLIQKATPTLAAAYSISRAVRIPVMSASGLTSVTAPMAIAAGASGVGVGSAINKLNDVVAMIAEVKSIAESLDGDLSRREGHVFDASSFEALSTNKF, via the exons atgaGTTCCTCAATCTTCACACCTGCATCTAAAACAGTCTTGAAAAAGAACCAAAATCCTGTGGTGCAGATTGGCTCTCCTCTTCAGCGCCGAGCTTCTTGCAAACTTAGAAGAGCTTCTTCTGCAACGGCTTTGCTTTCCACAACCAAAGAGACGATCTTGAAGGATTTTCATCAACGAAGAGCCCTCAAA ATTATCTCAGGATTGCAAAATTTTGACAGGGATAATGTGGCTGCTGTTGTTACTGCTGCAGATAAG GGAGGTGCAACTCATGTAGATATTGCCTGTGACGTGGACTTGGTGAGACTTGCAACGCGCTTGACTGCCCTTCCG GTGTGTGTTTCTTCTGTTGATCCATCAGCATTTCCTGCCGCAGTTGAAGCAGGAGCCTTAATG GTTGAGATTGGAAACTATGACTCATTTTACGAAATGGGCGCGTTTTTCTCAGCGGAGCAG ATTCTTAATTTGACAAAGGAAACTAAGAGGCTGCTTCCATGGGTTGTACTTTCAGTTACCGTACCACATACACTAAGCCTTCCTGATCAG GTGAGGCTGGCTGAGCAATTGGAGGTAGAAGGAGCTGATATCATCCAAACTGAAGGAGGAAAATGCTCTACTCCTTCCAAAGCTGGTGTTCTTGGCCTAATCCAAAAG GCTACGCCAACACTTGCCGCGGCCTACTCCATCTCTCGTGCAGTTCGAATCCCAGTTATGTCTGCTTCCGGACTAACTTCTGTTACCGCACCCATGGCCATTGCCGCTGGAGCTTCTGGCGTG GGTGTTGGATCGGCGATCAACaagctaaacgacgtcgttgCTATGATCGCGGAGGTGAAAAGTATCGCGGAGTCGTTGGATGGGGATTTATCAAGGAGGGAAGGACATGTGTTTGATGCGAGCAGTTTTGAGGCTTTAAGCACAAACAAGTTTTGA